The following are from one region of the Mesorhizobium sp. B4-1-4 genome:
- a CDS encoding sterol desaturase family protein, whose product MAVGILSDLVGKILDRISGTGLLATGLLLLTAFVSALVAYWRTVENKSWKEFFEFVIPHEVITHPSAKADLLFWVTKKALMPFLMLPAGIVFVTAVGYATNWLFSTLFQFQPPLVEGPAGPVTVLIFTITMLLAYDISYYLYHVAQHRYPLLWELHKVHHSAEVMVGITKDRVHPLDELMNRAWDGLIVGVCFGIWSLISLNLVELTVFGVNVYVMRNILMMDFVRHTHFKISFGRLNNVILCPHWHQLHHSTDPRHYDKNFGLLFSFWDRLFGTLYVPKPDEDFKFGLIDRDVRDYQSLAGLYVMPLKRMWRHIARRMRPGKPRTSRSSEGTRP is encoded by the coding sequence ATGGCGGTGGGAATACTGAGCGATCTGGTTGGCAAGATCCTCGACAGGATTTCGGGCACTGGTCTGCTGGCGACGGGGCTTTTGCTGCTGACTGCCTTTGTCAGTGCGCTCGTGGCCTATTGGCGCACGGTCGAGAATAAGAGCTGGAAGGAGTTTTTCGAGTTCGTCATCCCGCACGAGGTCATCACCCATCCCTCGGCGAAGGCCGATCTGCTTTTCTGGGTGACGAAGAAGGCCCTGATGCCCTTCCTGATGCTGCCTGCCGGCATTGTCTTCGTCACTGCGGTTGGCTACGCAACCAACTGGCTGTTTTCGACACTCTTCCAATTCCAGCCGCCTCTGGTCGAGGGGCCGGCGGGGCCGGTGACGGTGCTGATCTTCACCATCACCATGCTGCTTGCCTATGACATTTCCTATTATCTCTATCATGTTGCCCAGCATCGCTATCCGCTGCTTTGGGAGTTGCACAAGGTGCATCACTCGGCCGAGGTGATGGTCGGGATCACCAAGGACCGGGTCCACCCGCTCGACGAGCTGATGAATCGGGCTTGGGACGGCCTCATCGTGGGAGTCTGCTTCGGCATCTGGTCGCTGATCTCGCTGAACCTTGTCGAACTGACCGTCTTTGGCGTGAACGTCTATGTCATGCGCAACATCCTGATGATGGATTTCGTCAGGCACACGCATTTCAAGATCTCGTTCGGCCGGCTCAACAATGTGATCCTGTGTCCTCATTGGCACCAGTTGCATCACAGCACCGATCCACGCCACTACGACAAGAATTTCGGCCTGCTGTTCTCGTTCTGGGACCGGCTGTTCGGAACATTGTACGTGCCGAAGCCCGACGAGGACTTCAAGTTCGGACTGATCGACCGCGATGTGCGCGATTATCAGTCGCTCGCAGGCCTCTATGTCATGCCGCTGAAGCGGATGTGGAGGCATATCGCCAGGCGCATGCGCCCTGGAAAACCACGGACCTCACGATCATCGGAAGGGACACGGCCATGA
- a CDS encoding peroxiredoxin: MADLDVGDLAPQFDLPRDGGGSLSLAASAGKPVVLYFYPQDDTTSCTQEAISFSQLKPEFEKAGAVVIGLSPDPVRKHDKFKSKYNLTIDLAADEERKVIEAYHLWVEKSMYGRKYMGVERATFLIGRDGRIARIWRKVRVKDHAEEVLAAVRAL; encoded by the coding sequence ATGGCTGACCTCGACGTGGGTGATCTTGCGCCGCAATTCGACCTGCCGCGGGATGGTGGCGGCTCGCTCAGCCTTGCCGCATCCGCCGGCAAGCCGGTGGTGCTCTATTTCTATCCGCAGGACGACACGACGAGTTGCACGCAGGAAGCAATCAGCTTTTCACAGCTGAAACCGGAATTCGAGAAGGCCGGCGCCGTCGTGATCGGCCTGTCGCCCGACCCCGTCAGGAAGCACGACAAGTTCAAGTCGAAATACAACCTCACCATCGACCTCGCCGCCGACGAGGAGCGCAAGGTGATCGAGGCCTACCATCTGTGGGTCGAAAAATCGATGTATGGCCGCAAATACATGGGCGTCGAGCGCGCGACGTTCCTGATCGGCCGCGACGGCCGGATCGCCCGGATCTGGCGCAAGGTCCGGGTCAAGGACCATGCCGAGGAAGTGCTCGCGGCGGTTCGCGCCCTTTGA
- a CDS encoding GNAT family N-acetyltransferase — protein sequence MNAPPFVLAIPPTRTFEVVTSAERLAEITPAWSALWRRVGGLVFQHPEWIAAWWRTTPHQELRTLRIGLAWNGDRLDGVIALATFKRSGIRMLEWAAKDHSDYGDALLAPDNDPQALSRLWQYVLDQGGFDLIYLNRLLPDASVRALLNPTSRHGKALRPNHRSEISYRVAGPWQGGAKWFETLSKKARQNYRRGRKFMGEGGELCFRLLDADEPREPVLARVAALKRLWLARHGRVSDLFDEGSPVLAALVSVLAELGLLRIFVLELDGTIIAVSINFEQHGTMMAFVTTYDPEYERASPGMVLMIDYIQWSLDRGLAKVDFLCGGEDFKRRFATQSVTLWSMMGARGLRGHLAALADHANHVAKSWRPQRQPKAETPDE from the coding sequence ATGAACGCTCCTCCTTTCGTGCTCGCTATCCCGCCGACACGCACCTTCGAAGTCGTAACATCGGCGGAGCGGCTGGCCGAGATCACGCCGGCCTGGAGCGCACTTTGGCGGCGCGTCGGCGGGCTGGTTTTCCAGCACCCAGAATGGATCGCGGCCTGGTGGCGCACGACCCCGCACCAGGAACTGCGCACGCTCAGGATCGGACTGGCCTGGAACGGCGACCGGCTCGATGGCGTGATTGCGCTCGCCACTTTCAAGCGCTCCGGCATCCGCATGCTCGAATGGGCGGCGAAGGATCACAGCGACTATGGCGACGCGCTGTTGGCTCCCGACAACGACCCGCAAGCGCTCTCCCGGCTCTGGCAGTATGTTCTTGATCAGGGTGGATTCGACCTGATCTATCTCAACCGTCTGCTGCCGGATGCCAGTGTTCGTGCTCTGCTGAACCCGACCTCGCGCCATGGCAAGGCGCTACGGCCCAACCACCGCAGCGAAATCAGCTACCGTGTCGCCGGTCCCTGGCAGGGTGGGGCGAAATGGTTCGAGACGCTGTCCAAGAAGGCCCGGCAAAACTACCGTCGTGGCCGCAAGTTCATGGGGGAAGGCGGCGAATTGTGTTTCCGCCTGCTGGATGCGGACGAGCCGCGCGAGCCTGTGCTCGCGCGGGTTGCTGCGCTGAAGCGCCTCTGGCTCGCCCGGCATGGCCGCGTCTCGGACCTGTTCGACGAGGGCTCGCCCGTTCTCGCCGCGCTTGTTTCCGTGCTGGCCGAGCTCGGGCTGTTGCGCATCTTCGTGCTGGAGCTTGACGGCACGATTATCGCCGTCTCCATCAATTTCGAGCAGCACGGCACGATGATGGCTTTCGTCACCACCTACGATCCCGAATACGAGCGCGCCTCGCCGGGTATGGTGCTGATGATTGACTATATCCAGTGGTCGCTCGACCGCGGCTTGGCCAAGGTTGACTTTCTCTGCGGCGGCGAGGACTTCAAGCGCCGCTTCGCCACGCAATCAGTCACGCTATGGTCGATGATGGGCGCGCGCGGTCTGCGCGGCCATCTCGCCGCGCTCGCCGATCATGCGAACCATGTTGCGAAATCCTGGCGGCCGCAGCGGCAGCCGAAGGCGGAAACACCCGACGAGTAA